From Pleurocapsa minor HA4230-MV1, the proteins below share one genomic window:
- a CDS encoding DUF4346 domain-containing protein: MHTTVNPEHLQAIDDRLSKRPIALDPGGYYIIYLDRDAGLICAKHYTNIINEQGLAADPETGEVIACGGKKVERTVEKLYTARTAKELCVEVIEKPQPCPITMLDHAAYLGREFTRAEYALVNGTEYIQD, encoded by the coding sequence ATGCACACTACTGTAAACCCTGAACACCTGCAAGCTATAGATGATCGGCTTTCTAAACGCCCTATAGCTCTTGACCCTGGCGGCTACTATATTATCTATCTAGACCGAGATGCAGGACTAATTTGTGCTAAACATTATACAAATATCATTAACGAGCAGGGATTAGCAGCCGATCCAGAAACAGGAGAAGTAATTGCCTGTGGTGGTAAAAAAGTCGAGCGGACTGTAGAGAAACTCTATACCGCTAGAACTGCTAAAGAATTGTGTGTCGAGGTAATCGAGAAGCCTCAACCCTGTCCGATTACCATGTTAGACCATGCTGCCTACTTAGGTCGGGAATTTACTAGGGCTGAGTATGCTTTAGTTAATGGTACTGAATATATTCAGGATTAA